In Risungbinella massiliensis, the genomic stretch TCTTATACCATATTTCGTATTTACAGCCATGTTATTTTAGCTACGTTCATTTCTTGAAATGCTGGCAGTTGCGAAATTCCTTGTAGATAACCAGTTCTGGCTTGTTCCTGTTGCCATAGCCGTCGTAATGCCGCAGCATGCTCTTGATCCACTGAATCATCTTGAAAAATTCGAGTATATCCCAGTACATACTGATTTGGATAGAGAGTGTAACAGTAGATCAAGGGAAGCTCTTCCTTTATATCTATCACTTGTTGATAGCGGTTCAATATCTCGGATACTAGCTCCATGCTACCAGTTTGCCCATAGGCATATTCCATCCAGTTTGCCAGCTCTTCTGCGCTTGTCTGCCAATTAGCGTGGTGCAGATCAAGAAGGGTGACACTGTTTCCCTCTAACAAACAATGTTCCCGACGAAAACTACCATGACAGAGTTTTCCTTTCGTTTGTAAGGATCTCTCCAATTCTGGTCCATCGATATCCTCATAAAATTGTAGCGAAGTATCGAGTAGGTGTCTTATGTAGCCTGACTGCCTGTTCCAAAGAGAATCGATTTCAGAGGGCTGTTCGGTCCATGCACTGGCTTGAATGTAATTTTGTAGTCGATTGGATTCATAATTAGCTTTTTCTTTCCAATTAGTCGGCCGAAAAAATTGGGTTAAGATCTTCGGTTTTTCGATCTCCATGCTATCTCGATGAAATGCTACCAGGGCATCCGTTGCTCGCAACCAATCTTTTCGTTTTTTACGCCTTGCTTTTTTGGCATGGACCCAAGGGATTAAACTGTAAGTTCGATGAAACCCTGAAAAAAAGTGAGATTGAGTTTTGGTAGGTATAGGGAGTGCGAGCATATAACTTTCATCTTCGGAAAGCTCTTGCATTTGTTTAAGAGCTTGATACGTTTGCTTGTCTTGACGATACTGCTTGAGAGCAAATTCTCCTTGGTCAGTCTTGAGCCAGATCACCCCTTGATAAGGAGAAGCATCTTCCACCTGTATTCCATATTGATAGGTAATTAGTTCCGGTAACCGAATTTCTCCCGTCCATCTTTTTAGATCTTCTGCGATCCCCATCCAATCACCCTTTCTTTTGCTACCACATGATATGTAGCATTTAAAAGGGAAATACATTTAGAATCATTTTCTTTTCTAATGGAATTTCACTTACTCCGAGAATGCATCGAAGTCCCTCTCTAGATTTTCTTCGGTAATCGGATTTTATTTTGTAAGACGCTTCGAAAAAGGGGTAATCACATCTAATCCACCTGTTATGTCCAAGATATTTCCGGTAAAAAAATCTGCCTTCTCCTCTAATAAAAATTGAACCACTCGTGCTACATCTTCCCCAGATCCTGGTCTCCCTCTTGGGGTCTCATTATCTGTAAGCTGAGAAACTTCTTTGATCGACATTTCTTTCTTCTCTCCTACTATGTCTCCTGGACAAAGTAGATTGACCGTCACCCCATGACAGGCTTCTTCGACTGCCAACGACTTGGTAAAAGAGGCAAGAGCAGTCTTCGTCGCTGCATAAACAGAGCGATCTGGCCATGCGGGAGCCTCTTCTACTCTGCCAAATCCAAAATAGATCAACCTGCCATTTCCACTTTGTCGGATCATGGGGAGGAATTCCTTGGCAATCCAGAAAGAACTGAGTAAATTACCTTCTGTTAACTTTAATATGTCGGAAACAGAATGCTCTAGAAACAGTTTTCTCTCGCGGATAAACGGACCGACTGTATGGATTACTGCGTCTAGTGAACATATTTCCTTCTCCACCTCTTCTCTCAGCTCACACACTTGACGCTGATCCGTCACATCGTATGAGACATAAAGATGATTATTTTCCTGCGTAGATCGATGGGATCTACTATTTAAGACCAATCTCCAACCATCAGATGTCAATACTTCCTGAATTTTTTTCCCTAAACCACTACTGCTACCAGTAATAAGTGCTGTTTTTGGCGCCATTTCATACACTCCTAAGACTGTTTCTAACGTACTCTTCCTTTAACATCACGATTACTCTTTTTGATAAATTCTCCTTCGATAAGCAAAACTACTACTGGAGGGATGGATCTAGATGAATATATCAGAATTAACACGAGAAGAATCATATCAACTTACGTTAAAATGGATAAAGGATCGTGGTGTATCCGTTGCCGAAATTGCAGAGTTAACCTATTTTTTACAAGAGCCTTTTATCCCAAATCTGACCCACGAAATGTGTCAAGACAGTGTCTGTACGGTGCTAAAAAAAAGGGAGATCCAGAATGCCGTTTGGACAGGCATCCAACTAGATCTCCTAGCAGAAAAAAATCAGTTAGCAGAGCCACTCCTATCGATTATCCGACAGGACGAGAGCCTTTATGGAATTGATGAAGTTCTCTCAATCGCCATCTTGAATGTATACGGTTCCATCGGATTTACCAACTATGGGTATATTGACCGGTTAAAACCTGGAGTCCTCAAACGTTTAAATGATAAATCTACTGGACAAGTCCATACATTTCTTGATGATTTGGTTGGTGCAATAGCTGCAGCAGCTGCAGCACGCTTGGCTCACGATCAGCAATCCTAAACAATTACATAAAAAGTATGTTCCGCCTCTTCGATTCGTTTTGCTGTTCCTTTCGCTACTAAAAACTCTAGATGTGCCAGAGTTTCGGAAAGTGCAAAACGCAGATTATGGATCGAAAGATCTGTACCAAATAATGAATCGCAGGCAGTTGCAGCAGAAACTTTTCTCTGTTTTGCTAGGAGATCAAGCAAATGCTGCAACCGTCTGGCATGATGTTTCTCTAACTGAACAATGCGACCTATTAGCTCAGAAAAGACAGCTCCATGTGCCGAAAAAACAAGTTCCGCAGGGAGTTCTTTTAAGTTTTGCAAAGTTTGGAGATAGAGCCCTAATGGATTCGGATCACAAGCCGGCCATAAGCTAATATTAGGGGTGATTCGAGGTAGGATCGCATCGCCCGCTATTAGCCATCTTCTCTCCTTATCCCAAAAACTTAGATGCCCATCTGCATGACCCGGTGTGTGCAAAATTTGGTATTCTCGATCTCCCATTTGGATCGTCTCACCAGCAGCTATATAAGTAACATCTGGGTGCGGATTGACCCAAGGGACAAAACTCTTTAGATGTTCTGGAATCTGGTCAACCAATGATTTTTTCAACCCATGCTTTTCATAAAAATGGGCCATTTTAAATGCCATTGTACTATCCTTACCCCAAAAGAGATGTGCTTGGTCTGAATCAAGTTTCGATATATAGACTGGAGCACCAGACTTTTGTTGCATTCGACCTGCAAATCCATAATGATCTGGATGGTAATGGGTCAATACAATTTTCTCAATATCCGTCCACTTACGATTTTTCTCCGCTAATAGTCGATCCCAAACTTCTTCTGTTTCCTTGGTATGAAGACCTGTATCTACAATCGTGAGACCTGTTTTCCCTTCTAAAACATAAGCATGAATTGTTTTGAGAGGAAACGGGAGAGGCAAGGCTACTTGTGTAATATCCTTCCATTGTTCCACGAACGTCCAACTCCTCTTCTAGAAGCTATCTGAAACACAAAAAAGGATGCCTAAGCTGTCCATTTGGAAACATACTCTCTGAGATCTTAACTGTGACTGGTTCTCGTCTTCGCATTTCAAAAGGGGCAAACCTCTGGCATTAGGCTAATTATGCAACATGCTCTATCTAATTAAATTTCCATTCAGACAAACTCTTCACCACATAAGTAGGTTGAATCTGATAACGTTCCAGCGTTGCTTGGTCTGTCACCCCGGTTAGAACTAGCAATGTCTCCATCCCGCTTTTAACTCCAGCTAAAATATCCGTATCCATGTTATCTCCGATCATCAATACTTCAGCAAGATCTACTTCTAAGCGTTTTGCCGCATAACGTAAAATAATCGGTTCTGGTTTGCCGATAAACAGTGGTTCCACTCCTGTTGACCACTCTACTGCTTTGTTAATGGAACCACTGCCTGGAAAAATGCCTGCTTCAGTAGGTAGCACTCGGTCTGCATTGGTTCCAATATACTTGGCACCTGCTCGGATTGCCTTTACAGCGATACTCAACTTATCATAGTGAAAATCGCGATCCAATCCAACGACCACCGCTTCTGCCTCTTCTTGAACAATACGGCATCCAACCTCCTGCACAGCTTGTTCTAAGCCATATTCTCCAATTACAAAAACATCAGGTGATGACATCTCTTCTTGTAAATAAGCAGCAGTTGCCATTGCAGAAGTGTAAACTTTATTTGCATCTGCGGGAAAACCTAATTGATGCAGATGCTCGGCTACTTGTTGCGGTGTTTTGGTCGAGTTATTGGTTACATAAAGATACGGAATTCCTTTTTGCTCTAGCTCTTTCATAAAGTCAATCGCTTCTGGAATCGCTTTTGTCCCATGATACAAAGTGCCATCTAAGTCAATAAAATAAGCCTGGTATCTCATTTGTGCCCTCTTCCTAGCAATATTAGAAATTATTTCACTCACTCCGAGAAGCTTGTTCATACTCGCTTCGTTGCAATGACAAAGTCGCTCCCTAGATCAGCATCTCTCCGTTTACTTTAGGGAACTAATTAACCTCTCAGATCATTTCTAATGCGTTTTTATGTACAACTTTTAGAAATCCGCTATATTGCCTTTCTCTTTTTCTTGCTCCAAAAAAGCAGTTACCTGTTTCACAAAATCAGGATATATGCCTAGTTCCCTAGTATGTTCTTGTAGCTCTTCTTTGGTAATGAGATGATAATATCGGATCAATCGTTCACGTAAATCTACCTTTGGATGCAATTGACTTGCTAACTCTGGAGTGATCACTTTCTCATCTTCCATAATATCCACGATATCATGATATCCTCCAGGATCTCGCATAATAAATCCATCAATTAAGCTATTCCCTATGTCTATCATACACTCTACTGCGAGATGCAATGATCGAGCTAATGCAAATGTCTCCACTAAACCTAAATCCTTTTGATCTAGCTGTTGCAATACTTGATGACATACTTCTAATTGAGTTAATTGGTGCCGAATTTGTTCTCCATTTAGTTCATATAACATTTTGTTCATAATCCCCCTGCAACTTACTTCTAGTTTACAACGTCTAAATAGGTACCACACATTTTAGGAGGTTCCTATGTTCTATTATAAGATAAGGAAAAGCGCTTGGATAATGATTCTACTTTTTGCCATTGCCTTAACGGGGTGTGGCAGCGATGAAAATGCTACAAAAGATAGCGGTAGCAGTTTTTCTAGTGTTGCTCCACAAGATTCCAAAACAGAATCCATGTCGTTGGAAAGCAAAAGCAGAATATCATCATCAGAAGATTCTTCGGTAAATTCTTCTGATCCTTTGCCCAATTCATTTAATAAGACACAAATGGTCTATCACGCACAACTTTCCATTCATGTAAAAGATAAAAAAGCTACTCTCACAGAAATAGAGAAGAATGCAAAACTAGCAGGTGCTTATTTAATTCAAAGTCAGGAGCAAAAATATGAAGAGACCGAAAGCGCTACTGTAACGTACCGTGTCCCAAAAGATAAATTTCATACTTTCTTAGAAGATGCAAAAAAACTATCCCAAACCTCTCCTAGCTTATCAATCCAAGGAGATGATGTAAGTGAGCAACTAGTAGATTTAGAATCACGATTAAAGGCAAAACAAGCGATGGAACAACGCCTTCTTGATTTTATGAAGCATGCCAATCAAGCAGCAGATCTACTTCAAATTGCAAAACAACTAGATACAACGCAAAGTGAGTTAGAACAAATCAAAGGGAGATTACAGTATCTCCAGAATCGTGTCGATTACTCTACTGTCGAGATTTCACTTTCTCAAAATGCACAAATCGCGCCAAAAGATCGACCACCTCTTTGGTCTCAAATGGTCGATGCATTTACCACTTCGATTGCAGATCTTATTGTACTTTTAATGGATGGAATTATCCTTCTAGCTGGTCTGATTCCATTTCTTCTAGTTCTCGGAGTCGCATTCTTACTCGTGCGTTACATTCGAAAAAGACGAAACAAACAACGTTCTAAACAATTACCAAAAGAGACTGACGAAGATAATTAAGTGCTGATTTCATCACAACAAAAAGTAATCTGATCTTCGAACTTGTCAATGTAACCTTCAGTCAAAGATCATTTCATGATATCTTCTTGTTTGTCAAAAAGCACTGCTATCTGAGATGTTAGCAGTGCTTTTTGTTGAGGTTTTATCTCTTTTGTCACCTGATGACTTCCTTTGTCATGCCAGAAGGAACCTCCTAAAGAAAATCGAAATGATAGCTAACATATATTTTATAGGAGGATTTTCCATATGAACCAAACAATGTTCATCACAACGCGCGAAGCAGCAGAACGGCTTCAAGTGCATGCTCGTACAGTGAGAAAATGGATTGATGTATTTGAAGATTATATCTGCCCTGACCTTAATGACCGAGGACACTATATTCTATCTGAAGATAGTATGGACCGCTTAAATGACATTAAAGCTCGTCTACAAGAACAAAATAAATCTATGAAGCAGCTACGCGAAGAACTTTTTCATGAGGGAAAAATACAATCTGATCACTCTTACTATACACCAAGCGAAAACCGCACTACTACTGCTGCTTCCACTACAGAACAAGATCGTAATCTGACTGATGTGATGACCACGATGAACCAGATTGGCGATATGATGGAAGTTCTCTATGAACGGATGGAGCGGATTGAAGACCATATGTTTGGAATTTACGATTCTTTTGAAGAGATGGATCAAAAAATTGCGAACATCAGCTATGATAGTGTTTCGGGAGATCAGATACACCAAATGTTTGATGAGATTCGCCAAAAGCAAGATCAACTAAAAGTAGAATTGCGCAATGTTCACTTCACACAAAAACTGACAGCAGCAGCTGGAGAACAAGGCCTCCAACCCCGTCGACAAAAAAAGAAGAAATATTTGTTCTTTTTTTAATGACTGGTAACCCCTCTCTCTTCTTTCAGTCGTCTTAATCCGTTCTCTCTCTTATGAGAAAGACCAATTAAGACGGCTTTTTTGGTATAATTCGGTTGAGCTATGTCAGTAGCTACTTTCCGTTCCGCTACAATGACTCCATTCATACAAACTATCCATATCCTTAAAGGAGAAAAAAATGACAAAAGAAGACCTATTTTACTTATACGATGACACCGAAACGACTAAAACTCGTTTCGTTAGCTTTATGGGCAAAACCAATCGATTCGATCTAGCTTTAACAGTAAGCAGTCGCTTTTATGGCAAAGTTTTGGTTCTCAATCTACAATCCAATCGCTTTGCTATTGTTGGTCACGATGACTTAGAAGAAGAAGGTTATTTAGAGCATATTTATCAACTTGACGAGGAAGAAGCAGAGGAATTACGAGAGTTCCTTGCTCAATCAATTTAGAAACCTTTTGTTACCCATTTTCGGGAAACTTGATCAGACTCTTGCCTTTGACAAATTTGTTTTTTCGTACTTGACTTTCTTGCAGAACTAAACGACAAAAAACCCATTTCCACAGTAACTCCACTGTGAAAACGGGTTTTTTTATTTAGAAGATATTTTTTTTAATACAAAATAGGCACAACCAAAATTACAAAACTCGTTGAGATATTCTTCGAGATAGCTAATCTTGGTATCGACATTTGCTTTCGGATGATGATCATAAAAAAAGCCTTTTAGCCGTAACTGGCTATAACCCCAGTCTCCAACGATATAATCATATTTATTCAAGATCTCACTGAATCGCTTCTGAAAAATCTCTGGCTTCCAAGCTTCTCTATAATCAGTGACCACTTGATATGTGGCATCGTCCAATTGAATGGTATCCATATATATCACCATTCTCATGTTACCACAGAAAGCTTTGCCATACCTAACAAAAGAATCCAATTCCTAGGAAAAACCATAGAAAAGATACAATAAGTTCCACTTAAAATATAAATCAATTTTGTTTTGCTCGTGCCGCTTCTACCTGTTCATGTGCGTGATAAGAACTACGTACCAATGGACCTGATTCTACATGAGAGAAGCCCATTTTCATCCCTTCTTCTTTCAAAGAAGCAAATTCTTCTGGTGTTACATAGCGATCAATCTTTAAGTGCTTTTGTGTCGGTTGTAAATATTGTCCCAAGGTGACGATATCTACTTGATTGTCGCGTAAGTCACGCATTGCTTGAACTACTTCGTCATATGTTTCCCCTACACCTAACATGATGCTAGATTTGGTTGGAATTTGCGGTTGCATCTCTTTGGCTCGACGTAATAGTTCCAGGGAACGAGGATATTTTGCTTTCGAGCGAACACGATCTGATCTGCGTTCTACAGTCTCGATATTATGATTTAACACATCCGGTTTCGCATCCATTACTACTTTCAAGGCATCCCAATTACCGAGAAAATCTGGAATTAAGACTTCCACATTGGTCATTGGATTTCGTCTGCGAACAGCGCGGATCGTCTCAGCAAAAATAGAGGCACCTCCATCTTGGAGATCATCTCGAGCAACAGAGGTGATCACGGCATAGCGTACCCCCATCTGTTCGACTGCCTCCGCTACTCTTTCCGGCTCTTGAAGATCTAATTCCGTAGGTAAACCTGTTTTCACAGCACAAAAACGACAAGCACGTGTGCAAATGTCGCCCAAGATCATAAAAGTAGCGGTACGGTTTGCCCAGCATTCAAAAATATTAGGGCAACGCGCTTCTTCACAAACAGTATGTAGTGTTTTGCTACGCATCATCTGTTTTAATTCTTGATAATTTTCACCAGTAGTTAATTTAATTTTAAGCCAATCTGGCTTCCGCTCTTTGGTAGCCAAAACGTTCCCCTCCTTGTTACAAGTCCCTATATCTTACCATAAGAACCAATTCATCGCTTTTTGGCTTTTACTAGCAAGTACAGGAAATAAGGAGCACCTAACAAAGCGGTAAATACACCTGCTGGAATCTCTCTTGGAGAAAGAACTAATCGTCCCAGTAAATCTGCGCCCATCACTAAAACTCCACCTAAAAGTCCAGCTGTCAGTAATAAGGCTACCATGGAATTTCCTACTATTTTTCTTGCCATATGAGGAGCTATCAATCCTACAAATCCGATCCCACCAACAAAAGAGACCGCCGCTCCAGCAAGTCCTGTAGAGAGCAATAATAGCCAGAGTCTCTCTCGTTGCACGCGACTCCCTAGTCCGATAGCTACTTCCTCTCCTAATTCATGTAGCTGAAGACGTCTTGCCATCAAAAAAGTAATCGGGATTAAAACGAGCAGCCATGGTAGTAGAGTCTGGATATAAGGCCATGAAGTTCCATAAATACTACCCGTCAGCCATGTTTTAGCTTGGACAGATCGGAATACAGGACCTAACAGGATAATCAAGTTAACGAGTGCTTGGCAAAGCGTATAAAAACCAATCCCAACTAAAATAAACCGAAAAGGAGTAATTCCACCTTTTTTCCAAGAAAATAAATACATGAGGATCCCCACGATACTTGCTCCTACAAAGGCCCCTACTGGAACTAAACCCATGGGTACTTGGAGATCATTGGCATAATCACTAAAAAAGGTAATGATACTAACGGCGACGACCGATGCTCCACCTGTAATCCCGATATAGTCTGGAGAAGCAAGGGGATTTCGAAGCAACGATTGTAAGATCGTCGCCGAAAAGGCTAAAGCCACTCCCACCATAAAGGCCATCACTACACGAGGTAATCGAAATTGATACAAAATCAGTTCGTTTAAAGAATCTCCCTGTCCTATCAGCGTTTTTCCTACATCGATCGGCGAGATGGATATCTCTCCAATCCCCGCACTAAAGAGAAAGAGAAACAAACCCAATCCTGCTAAAAGAAGAATCTTAATAGAATTGAATTGGTTGGTTTTCATTTAGATCACCTCTCTCTTTCTCCGAATTAATGCTAAATAGACTGGCGCTCCGATCAGAGCCGTCATTACCCCTACGGGAATCTCCTGTTCCTTCATCACAAACCTCGCCAAAATATCAGAAGCTAAAAGCAACGTAGCTCCACAAACAAAACAGAATGGGATAACCCACCGATAATCGTTGCCAACTAATTTCCGTACAAAGTGAGGCACGATCAATCCAACAAATACAATAGGCCCAGCGATCGAGACACCGACACCTGCTAAAATAACGACTGTAATACTTGCAATCCATTTGATTGCAGTTACTTTTTGACCCAATCCAATCGCCACTTGATCCCCCATCTGTAGAACATTCAACTGTTTAGCAATGGCGAATGAAACAATCCAACTTACCAAAAAGAATGGAATGGCTAATTGGATCACACCCATATTACGCCCTTCAATAGAACCCGTAAGCCAGTAAATTATCTCCTCTAATCCTTGTTCATTCGCTACCAGAATACCTTGTGTGAGCGAAGAAA encodes the following:
- a CDS encoding phosphotransferase; amino-acid sequence: MGIAEDLKRWTGEIRLPELITYQYGIQVEDASPYQGVIWLKTDQGEFALKQYRQDKQTYQALKQMQELSEDESYMLALPIPTKTQSHFFSGFHRTYSLIPWVHAKKARRKKRKDWLRATDALVAFHRDSMEIEKPKILTQFFRPTNWKEKANYESNRLQNYIQASAWTEQPSEIDSLWNRQSGYIRHLLDTSLQFYEDIDGPELERSLQTKGKLCHGSFRREHCLLEGNSVTLLDLHHANWQTSAEELANWMEYAYGQTGSMELVSEILNRYQQVIDIKEELPLIYCYTLYPNQYVLGYTRIFQDDSVDQEHAAALRRLWQQEQARTGYLQGISQLPAFQEMNVAKITWL
- a CDS encoding SDR family oxidoreductase; translation: MAPKTALITGSSSGLGKKIQEVLTSDGWRLVLNSRSHRSTQENNHLYVSYDVTDQRQVCELREEVEKEICSLDAVIHTVGPFIRERKLFLEHSVSDILKLTEGNLLSSFWIAKEFLPMIRQSGNGRLIYFGFGRVEEAPAWPDRSVYAATKTALASFTKSLAVEEACHGVTVNLLCPGDIVGEKKEMSIKEVSQLTDNETPRGRPGSGEDVARVVQFLLEEKADFFTGNILDITGGLDVITPFSKRLTK
- a CDS encoding phosphatidylglycerophosphatase A family protein, producing the protein MNISELTREESYQLTLKWIKDRGVSVAEIAELTYFLQEPFIPNLTHEMCQDSVCTVLKKREIQNAVWTGIQLDLLAEKNQLAEPLLSIIRQDESLYGIDEVLSIAILNVYGSIGFTNYGYIDRLKPGVLKRLNDKSTGQVHTFLDDLVGAIAAAAAARLAHDQQS
- a CDS encoding MBL fold metallo-hydrolase, whose product is MEQWKDITQVALPLPFPLKTIHAYVLEGKTGLTIVDTGLHTKETEEVWDRLLAEKNRKWTDIEKIVLTHYHPDHYGFAGRMQQKSGAPVYISKLDSDQAHLFWGKDSTMAFKMAHFYEKHGLKKSLVDQIPEHLKSFVPWVNPHPDVTYIAAGETIQMGDREYQILHTPGHADGHLSFWDKERRWLIAGDAILPRITPNISLWPACDPNPLGLYLQTLQNLKELPAELVFSAHGAVFSELIGRIVQLEKHHARRLQHLLDLLAKQRKVSAATACDSLFGTDLSIHNLRFALSETLAHLEFLVAKGTAKRIEEAEHTFYVIV
- a CDS encoding TIGR01457 family HAD-type hydrolase, which encodes MRYQAYFIDLDGTLYHGTKAIPEAIDFMKELEQKGIPYLYVTNNSTKTPQQVAEHLHQLGFPADANKVYTSAMATAAYLQEEMSSPDVFVIGEYGLEQAVQEVGCRIVQEEAEAVVVGLDRDFHYDKLSIAVKAIRAGAKYIGTNADRVLPTEAGIFPGSGSINKAVEWSTGVEPLFIGKPEPIILRYAAKRLEVDLAEVLMIGDNMDTDILAGVKSGMETLLVLTGVTDQATLERYQIQPTYVVKSLSEWKFN
- a CDS encoding DUF86 domain-containing protein — encoded protein: MNKMLYELNGEQIRHQLTQLEVCHQVLQQLDQKDLGLVETFALARSLHLAVECMIDIGNSLIDGFIMRDPGGYHDIVDIMEDEKVITPELASQLHPKVDLRERLIRYYHLITKEELQEHTRELGIYPDFVKQVTAFLEQEKEKGNIADF
- a CDS encoding DUF4349 domain-containing protein — its product is MFYYKIRKSAWIMILLFAIALTGCGSDENATKDSGSSFSSVAPQDSKTESMSLESKSRISSSEDSSVNSSDPLPNSFNKTQMVYHAQLSIHVKDKKATLTEIEKNAKLAGAYLIQSQEQKYEETESATVTYRVPKDKFHTFLEDAKKLSQTSPSLSIQGDDVSEQLVDLESRLKAKQAMEQRLLDFMKHANQAADLLQIAKQLDTTQSELEQIKGRLQYLQNRVDYSTVEISLSQNAQIAPKDRPPLWSQMVDAFTTSIADLIVLLMDGIILLAGLIPFLLVLGVAFLLVRYIRKRRNKQRSKQLPKETDEDN
- a CDS encoding MerR family transcriptional regulator; translated protein: MNQTMFITTREAAERLQVHARTVRKWIDVFEDYICPDLNDRGHYILSEDSMDRLNDIKARLQEQNKSMKQLREELFHEGKIQSDHSYYTPSENRTTTAASTTEQDRNLTDVMTTMNQIGDMMEVLYERMERIEDHMFGIYDSFEEMDQKIANISYDSVSGDQIHQMFDEIRQKQDQLKVELRNVHFTQKLTAAAGEQGLQPRRQKKKKYLFFF
- a CDS encoding DUF3055 domain-containing protein: MTKEDLFYLYDDTETTKTRFVSFMGKTNRFDLALTVSSRFYGKVLVLNLQSNRFAIVGHDDLEEEGYLEHIYQLDEEEAEELREFLAQSI
- a CDS encoding YutD family protein; amino-acid sequence: MDTIQLDDATYQVVTDYREAWKPEIFQKRFSEILNKYDYIVGDWGYSQLRLKGFFYDHHPKANVDTKISYLEEYLNEFCNFGCAYFVLKKISSK
- the lipA gene encoding lipoyl synthase, whose protein sequence is MATKERKPDWLKIKLTTGENYQELKQMMRSKTLHTVCEEARCPNIFECWANRTATFMILGDICTRACRFCAVKTGLPTELDLQEPERVAEAVEQMGVRYAVITSVARDDLQDGGASIFAETIRAVRRRNPMTNVEVLIPDFLGNWDALKVVMDAKPDVLNHNIETVERRSDRVRSKAKYPRSLELLRRAKEMQPQIPTKSSIMLGVGETYDEVVQAMRDLRDNQVDIVTLGQYLQPTQKHLKIDRYVTPEEFASLKEEGMKMGFSHVESGPLVRSSYHAHEQVEAARAKQN
- a CDS encoding FecCD family ABC transporter permease; this translates as MKTNQFNSIKILLLAGLGLFLFLFSAGIGEISISPIDVGKTLIGQGDSLNELILYQFRLPRVVMAFMVGVALAFSATILQSLLRNPLASPDYIGITGGASVVAVSIITFFSDYANDLQVPMGLVPVGAFVGASIVGILMYLFSWKKGGITPFRFILVGIGFYTLCQALVNLIILLGPVFRSVQAKTWLTGSIYGTSWPYIQTLLPWLLVLIPITFLMARRLQLHELGEEVAIGLGSRVQRERLWLLLLSTGLAGAAVSFVGGIGFVGLIAPHMARKIVGNSMVALLLTAGLLGGVLVMGADLLGRLVLSPREIPAGVFTALLGAPYFLYLLVKAKKR
- a CDS encoding FecCD family ABC transporter permease, whose amino-acid sequence is MKKKLIWLCAFIVLTVFLFFASVIFGQKEIQLQDVWNSFFHFNGSNEHLIIQTSRLPRAILGILIGSSLAVSGAMMQAFTRNPLASPTTLGINSGASFFIVLALSLFPNLGFLPLTMVSFVGAAVTSAFVLILGSIRQDGMQVVTVTLAGASLAALFSSLTQGILVANEQGLEEIIYWLTGSIEGRNMGVIQLAIPFFLVSWIVSFAIAKQLNVLQMGDQVAIGLGQKVTAIKWIASITVVILAGVGVSIAGPIVFVGLIVPHFVRKLVGNDYRWVIPFCFVCGATLLLASDILARFVMKEQEIPVGVMTALIGAPVYLALIRRKREVI